Genomic segment of Candidatus Lernaella stagnicola:
GATGATGTACTTGACGTGCTTGCGCCCGTACTCCACGGCCCGATCCCATTCTCTGCCGCGCCTGGGCATGCCGTGACTAAGCGTGGTTTCCGGTTCGACCTCGGTTTCGGCGAGAAAATCGTCTAGATCCTCCTCGCTGATACGGTATTGGCCACGATTGCCCACTTTGAGCGCTTTTAGATCGCCCGACTTTACCCAGCGGCGTACAGTGCTGATCGAAACCTTCAGACGTTCCGCCACATCCTCAAGTGTAAGGAATTGCTCTGGATCTTTCATTTCGGAAGCCTCGTCAATACTTGTCATTGGTAGTCAGTTATGGCTGGGACTAACTTCTACCGCGATTGCGGCTTCGGGTCAAGAAAAAGCTCGCTTTTATATTCCTAAGAAATATGTATATGAAGAGAGACGCGAAAAAACGATTTCTCGTCTTCGAGCGACGGGTGAGCGAATGGGAAAGGCAGATTTTCAGACCTGCCTTTCCCGATGACTAACGCGTACGGCGGACGAGGACGTAACTCGGATGTTTACAGCCGTTTGCGCAAGGCGGGAACGGTTCGCCTTTTACGCAAGTAACTTCGTTTCCGCACGTCTTTTCCCGGTAGATACCGGATTCCGGAACGGTTTCGCCAGGTTTGTACGACATCGACACCTCACCTCCCTTCTATATTCGTTTATTATCGCTTGACCGTTATAGTCCGTATGCCCATATTAGTCATGCAACATCTATATATGCCGAGCAAAATGAATTTTTTGCCATGCCGTGCGGAAAAATTTTTTTCTCCCCCGCATAAATATATGTAGATCGACGCGCGCGGATTGTTCGATTTTGCGGCGGAACTATGGGAGGCTGCTATCTTGGATGAATACTTTGAACGCTTTGAACTAGAAGAAACAATCATGGCGGAGTTCACCGAGCTTCACCAACGACTCATGAATGCCGCGAAGCGTTACGAATTCCAGCTTCGAAACGTAGGATGTACACACGTTGGCGCCAATGACCTGGTAAACGAGACGCTTGCGAGAGTTCTTGAGGGTCGACGACGATTGAAGCGCGCGGCATCTACGACAATAACGGATTTTCTTTTTGGCGTGATGAAAAGCATTGCATCTGGTTTCGTCGACTCTAATCGAAACCTCGTCGTGGACGACGCCGATTCAAAAATCGAACATTTGAATATTGATAGTATTCCAGAGTGGGCATCAACAAGATCTCGAGAGATGTCACCAGAAGAAATCGTCCTGTGTCAAAACGAAGCCGGAAAAATCCTCAAATGGCTTTATGACAGCTTCGACGACGACGAAGTTGTTCAAGATTTGTTAATATGCGCCGAGGATGGGTTAATTGAGCCAAACGATATTGCACAACAATCTGGAAGAAGCGTTGACGAGATATATAAAGCAAAAAAAAGACTTAGAAGAAAAATTGACGACCTAAAAAGCCTCATGACTTTTCCGAACAGCGAAAGGGACCGAAAATGACAAATCACAACTGGGATAAAATCGTTAAAATAATTCATAGCATTAACGTCAATGATGATACGGCGCTCGACGAAGTCACAAAAAAATTGGTCTCGTTTGGAATAGATCCGGAAACAGAAAGAAAAGACTGTCTAATGAAACTTGAACATGTGTTTGCAGAAGCAAGAAGGACTCGACTCACGGCCGCGCGACAGCGAAAACGTCGCAACATATGGGAGAAAAAAGAATACGCCGCGCGAGTAAGATCGATGCCAATTGACGCCGTGAAACGAGAATTGAGACAATTTGGACAAGTCATTCCTCTCTATCGAGACTTTGAGAAATTGACACACGATGATCTTAGATCACTTCTCGTAGACCTTCTACTTACACAAAAGGAAACAGAGTAAAACTTGGCGGTGGACTTGCCATATTCGCTTCGAGCCGCGGAATCTGAAGCGGAGAACGTCTCGAATGCGTTTGGTATCCGTGCTCCGGAACATATCGATTTAGAAAGCATCGCCGACGTTTTAGGTGCTAACGTCATCATTGGGCCGCTTTCTGGAGCAGAAGCCCGGCTGACGCGCTTTGGGGAAAACGCTACAATTCGAGTTTCAGACGCAATAACGAATCGTGGTCGAATCCGGTTTAGTATAGCCCATGAATTAGGCCATCTGTGCTTGAATCATTACGAGGAGTCTATTAAACAATGTTCTGCTTCTGACATGACGAATTGGAGCGGAAACGCGCAACATGAAGTGCAAGCCAATGTTTTTGCAGCAGAATTGCTTATGCCTCGCCGGCTAATGCCGGAATTTTGTGAAATCTCGCCAGTAAACTTCGATAAAGTTGACGTTATTTGCGATACATTTCAGGTGTCGAGGGTAGCCGCGACGATTCGTTTTGTTCGTTTTCAAAGCGAAAGCTGCGCAGTTGTTTATTCTGAGCGCGGCGTCACGAAATGGCTTTTCAAAAGCCAAGATTTCCACCCTTTCATTGAGACCGGTGTACGTTTAGATCAAAGAACCCTCGCTTACGATTATTTCACTTATCAAAAAATATGGCCTGAGCCGACTGGCGTACCGGCAAATGCTTGGTGTGACCGATCCGGATTCGAAATAATTGAAAACACTTTCGCGATACCATATTTAAACGCCACGCTTTCATTACTTTGGATAGAGTCGTGAAGTGATACGTTGACTTTACTTGATTTCGTAGCAACCACTTACCTGCAAGGAAAATGAACATGTCGAAAAAAACTGTGCCCGTCAGGAAGCACAAAAGATCAACACCGTCTTCGCCAAAGAAAAAATCTCCAAAGCCCGGCCCGAAATCGGTTACGGTTAAAAAACATAATCGTTCGGAACCGGATTAATAATCGCGAACATCTTTTCCTATGTTGAGCGCCGGAATCTCCCAAAGAATGATGTTTTCGGTTTTGTTATTCCGGAATCGTCGAAGTCTGCGCCCAGAAAACAAGTTGATTATTTTTTTACAACGGGCGGCGCCAAAATGGTGCCGCCCGGAACAAAAATAGCATCGGAATGTGCGTTATGGGAACTAGAGTATGTGCAGCATCTGGGTGTATTTCGGTAGCGACCAGAACTCGACCGACACCTCTTGCTCCACGGTGTCGCACACGGCGCGAACCGTTTCGAGCGCGCTTTGGCCCTCTTCGCCCAAGTAGTTGACCGCGTCGACCAAATCGTCGAAGCCGTGCGTCGTATTCATCACGTGGTGAAGCCGGTGGATGCCGTCCTCGATCTGATGCAATAGGTCGGAAAGGAAATCCAACTTCGCTTCAAGCACCGCCTTGCCCTTCTCGTTGCGGAGGTTCGCGGCGGCACTGCCGAACTGCGTGATCTGTGCTACCAGCGCCGGCATGACGTAGGTCTTGGCGATTTTGCTCAACACGCCGAGTTCGAGGATCTTCACGCGTTCGTAGAATTCGCGGCGAATCTCCACCTTCGCAGTGATTTCACGACGGGTCAGCACGCCGAAATGTTCGTACAACGCCAGTACTTCTTCCTGCAGGTAGGTATAAAGCGCCTCCGGCGTGTTCTTCGCGGCAGGCAGTCCAAGCCGGGCCGCCTCGGCGTGCCATTCGGCCGTGTAGTTGTCGCCGTTGAAGCGCACCCGCGCCGTCTCGTTGAGCGCCTCGCGTACCGCGGCCAGCGCCGCGTCCTTCACCTTCGGGTATTTTTTGGCGTACGTATCGATCTTCCCCAAAATCTTTTCCAAACCGTACGCCATGATCAGGTTCAGCACGGTCAATGGTTCGGCGATGTTCTGCGAACTGCCCACCGCACGGAACTCAAACTTGTTGCCGGTAAAGGCAACCGGCGAGGTACGGTTGCGGTCGGTCGTGTCGATGGCAATCTCCGGCACGTGCTTGGCGCGAATTTCCATCGTCGCGGCTTCCATTTCCTTCACATCCTTGCCGGCGGCGATGGCGTCGAGCACGTCACTGAGGTAACCGCCGATGAATACCGACATGATCGCCGGGGGCGCTTCGTTGGCCCCTAGCCGGTGGTCGTTGCCTGCGTCGGCAACGGCCGCGCGAAGCAGACCGCCGAAGCGGTCGACACCGATCATCATTGCGGCCACGAACGTCAGAAACTGAATATTGCGCTTGGGCGACTCGCCCGGTTCGAAGAGGTTACGGCCGTCGCTGTCGGCCATGGACCAGTTCAAGTGCTTGCCGCTGCCGTTGATACCCGCAAAGGGTTTTTCGTGCAGCAGCACCGCGAAACCGTGCTGATCGGCGATTTCATGCATGATCGCCATGACCTGCATATTGTGATCGACCGACAAATTGGCCTCGACAAAAGTCGGCGCGAGTTCGTACTGATGCGGCGCCACTTCGTTGTGCCGAGTCTTGTAACCGATACCCCGCGCGGCGAGCGCATCGTCGAGGTCTTCCATAAACGCCAACACCTTCGGGTCGATCGAACCGAAGTAGTGATCCTCGAATTGCTGGTCTTTCGGGGAAGAAGCGCCCTGCAAGGACCTTCCAGCCAACAAGAGATCCGGCCGCTGTGTTTCGTATTCCTTGCGCACCAGAAAGTACTCCTGCTCCGTGCCACAGGTCACGCGCACCGACCGAGCGGTGCGGTTGCCGAATTTTTTCAACAGCTTGAACGCCAGTTGCTCGACCACGGCGGTGGAACGCAGAACCTGCGTTTTCATGTCCAGCACTTCGCCGGTGTAGGACAAATAGACCGAGGGGATTACCAGCGTCGCTTTTTTTGTGCCGAAGGCCAAAAACACCGGCGAAGTCGGGTCCCACGCCGTGTAACCACGGGCTTCGAAGGTGGCCCGAATGCCGCCGGATGGGAACGACGAGGCATCGGGTTCGCTTTGGACCAGTTGCGCGCCGGAGAAACGATCCAAGGCTACGCCGTTTTCGTAGGTCAAGAAGGAGTCATGCTTTTCCGCCGTTACACCGCGCACGGGTTGAAACCAGTGCGTGAAGTGGGAGGCGTTGTTGTCCAACGCCCACTCTTTCATGGCGTGAGCGACCTGATTAGCCAGTTCGGGCGTGAGCTTGGCGCCGTTGTCGATGACTTCCACCATTTGGTTGAACGCGGACTTGCTCATGTACTGAGCCATCTTTTCGCGCGTAAACACCGCGGCGGCGAATTTATCGGTCGAACGTAACACCTGTGACATGTGACGATCCCTTACTCGTTAAATTGGCGGAGAAGCAAATTGACCATTTGAATGTAACACAAAAAACTGCCTTTGCAATCATTTTGTTTTAAATATTTCACTTTAGAGCCTTTGACACTGCAAATCATCGCTGATTTCGAAAGTTTCGCACTCATTTGGCTTCTCTTTTTGCATTGAGAACGGTATTGGTCAGCATTACTATTATCTCAATTACGGCAAAATAACCTTTTTTTCGACGCCTTGCGTCACGACAAGATTCGAAAATGACTGCTAAAAATGAAATATGGCCAATGCTCGGAACTGTTCGAGTCACAACGGCGAAGCGTGCCGGAGGATATTTTTCAACCCAACACGCCTTGCGGCGGCCGGAGCAAATGAAGTATTTTTGCCAAAGATGAGCCCTGCCATTCGGCGGGGTTAAAAGGAGATGTGTAACCGTGCGACGCTATTGGCCCCATATCGTGGCCGTGCTGGCCAGCATCGTTTCGTTGGCGATCATCTGGTCGATCGAGCCACCCATCACGTTTCAGCCGAAACGGCCAAGCCAGATGTCCCGCTCCGCCGGTAAGGCCCGCGATTACTTCGTGCGCCTGGAAGCGACTCAACCACTGACCGCCGCCGAGTTGGTCGTGAAAATCGCGTGGGACAAAGAACAGATCAAAGCACCACGGGTTTGGCATGCGCCGCTATCGCGCCAGGTGCGGCCCCGCGCCCGAATCGAAAACGGGGAAATGACAATCAGTTTCCGGCCGATGCCGCGAGCCACGCGGCGCTTGGCCAAGCAAGGGAAAATGCCGCTCATCGACGGCCAGGGGCGGTTGGCGCGCCTCGGTTTTCGCCGCGTCGGTAGCCGGCAGGAGATTGGCCCGGACGCATTGCGCATCGTGGAGGCGGTGGCCGTCTTACAGGATGGGCGGGAAGTTCCACTGACAGACCTGCAGTTCGTGCCGTACAAGCCGCCGCATCGCCGCGAGAAAGCGCGCCGGCCTCAAGCCCGGAAGAAACCCGTAATCAAGGAGCAACCATCGTGACGCCAACGATCGGACAGCGGACCAGTAACGCCACGGTCAAGACTTTTGCGATCGACGATTATCTCGGGATTCTGCGTTACCGCAAATGGTTGTTGATCATCCCGATGATCACGATGACGCTGGTCACGGCGATCGGCAGCCAGTTCATGGACAACATCTACCGCGCCCAGACGACAATTCTGGTCAGTCGCGGCGACGTGGCTGAGGACATCATTCCCTCCACGGTGACCACCGCGATCGAAGACCGTGTCAAAACCGTTCGCGAGCAAATCCTGTCCGAGACGCTATTGCTCAACGTCATCGAGACCTACGAATTGTATCCGGGCATGGCCAGCGGTCCCGTCGAGGACCGCGTCAAGCGCATGCGCTCGAGTATCAAAGTCGATTTGCAGGGCAAGGATCTTTTCCGCATCAGCTTTACCGGCCGCGATCCGATCACGGTGCAAAACGTCACCAACCGGCTGGCGCAAATGTTCATCAACGAAACCTACGGCGATCGGCAGAAGTCGGCGCGGGCCACCACCGAGTTCCTGGCCGAACAAATGAAGGTGGTAAAGGAACAGCTCGACGCACAGGAGCAGGTTGTCGCCGAATTCAAGCGCGAACACGTCGGCATGCTGCCGGAGCAAATGGAAGCGAACCAACGCACGCTCGACCGCCTGCAAAACCAATTGCAGAGCTTGGGCGAACAAGTCGCCGGCGCGGAGAACCGCAAGGTGTTGTTGGAAACGCAGTTGGCGCAGTTGCAGGGCGTGTTGATGGCCAAGGGAACCGGTGAACTGGTGACCAAACACGAGCAGCTCGAAACGCTCAAGGCGCAGCTCGAGCAGATGCGACAGAATTTGACCGAAGAGCATCCGGACATCAAAGCGATCAAAGCGAAAATCGCTCAATTGAAGTCGGAAATCGGCACGGACAAAACGCTCGACGGTCGCCAGTATCGGGTCACCGCGGTTAACCGCCCCCTGTTTGACCGACTGCAACAAACCAGCTTGGAGATCCGCTCCCTGCGCGGCCAGCGCAACAGTGTGCTCGGGCAGATCGGCTCACTGACCAACCGCGTCGGCCGCGCCCCAGCGGTGGAGCAGGAACTCTCGGTGCTGCAACGCGACCTGAAAAAACTGCGGGAGCAGTACCAAGACCTGCAAAAAAAGCACATGGAAGCCAAACAATCCGAAGCCCTCGAGAGCCAGCAGAAGGGTCGGCAGTTCAAGGTCGTGGACGAAGCGCGTTATCCGGAGCGGCCGTATAAGCCGAATCGACAAATGCTGGTCGGCGGGGCGTTTCTCGTGGGGTTGATGCTCGGCTTGGGAGCCATTTTCATCACCGAACACATGGACCACAGTTTCCGCGATGACGATGACTTGGCGCAATTTACGGAAAACACCGTGTTGGCCACGATCCCGCGCTTCACCCTGGAAGCAGATCAGGTGCGACGAAGTAACATCATCAAGCTGTCAATCGGCCTAGCGGCCACGTTCGGACTCGTTTTGCTTTTCGTCGTCTTACTGAAGCTGATTTTCGGCGTCGACCTCGGAAGTCTAATAACCGGCGGCTGAGGCGGGTCTATTTCGTGCGCGCCGCGGAGACGTCGCCGAAGAGCAACACATCCTCTGAGCGTACGCCCATCGGCTCCATGGTTTTCAATTTGCCGTAGAACTTGGCGATACCGGTTTTCATGCCGTACACGCCTTTGTCCACATGCACTTCGACCATGAAATCGGCGCCGATATCCTTCATGAAACTTTGATCTTTGCCGCTGATCTTGTCGGCCGGCAAAACGTAAATCCGCGCCCAATCGGTGTGCTTGCGAACCTTCTTGCCGTTGACCGTTACCCTGCGTGACAGCGGCAGGGTTTTGATCGTCACGTCCAAGCCGGGCTTGACCGGCCCGTAGACCTGCGCGCGGAAATTGTACATCAGACACACAAAATCATCGTAATAGACGTTGCGTGGAATGCGGCGTTTTTTGCGACTGGTCATCTTGCCGTTACTCGTGCGGGTGATAAACCAGCGCCGGCGGATGTAGTTGAAGTCGTGCCGGCTGACGCGCTCGCCATCCGTCTTGATCGTCTTGCGATAAAACGACACGGCTACGAAGCGTCGCTTGCCGTCGATTTGGCGGATTTGCATGACCGAGGTCATCACGACTTTGCGGTAGTCGGTCACGGCGCCGACCAAGCCCGAAATCGTGCCTTCCATGGACGCGGTATACTGGTTGCGTCCGGTGCGCTTGAAGGTGATCACGCCGGTCGCCGTCTTGATCGACAAAAACGAAATGCGGTACTCAAAACGCTCGTTGAGGAAGGGTTTGACGATATCGGGATCTTCCCATTCCTTTTGCTTGAATCCCGAGCGATCCGGCGCACCGAGCTTCTTGGGGTCTGCGGCTTCGTTATCCGTCACCCGCCGCAGATCGATTTGCATCGCCTGGGCCATCCGCGCATCGCCGAATAGCCACAGCCCGGCGAACGCGGCCACGGCGTTTTTCATGAAATCGCGTCGCTCGTCTCGCTCAGGCGCACATGTTGCTTGATTCCCTATTTTCTTGGTCTCCAAAGAAAGACTCCTTATGTCCCGCGTGGTGGGCAATCCTCAAAAAACATAGATCGGGCCGAACGGCCATGTCAATTGAATAGACCGCCTAGAGTTCCTCGCGGTTCAAGTGCCAGGCAGCAAGTAGGCAGGCCA
This window contains:
- a CDS encoding ImmA/IrrE family metallo-endopeptidase, coding for MDLPYSLRAAESEAENVSNAFGIRAPEHIDLESIADVLGANVIIGPLSGAEARLTRFGENATIRVSDAITNRGRIRFSIAHELGHLCLNHYEESIKQCSASDMTNWSGNAQHEVQANVFAAELLMPRRLMPEFCEISPVNFDKVDVICDTFQVSRVAATIRFVRFQSESCAVVYSERGVTKWLFKSQDFHPFIETGVRLDQRTLAYDYFTYQKIWPEPTGVPANAWCDRSGFEIIENTFAIPYLNATLSLLWIES
- a CDS encoding glutamine synthetase III translates to MSQVLRSTDKFAAAVFTREKMAQYMSKSAFNQMVEVIDNGAKLTPELANQVAHAMKEWALDNNASHFTHWFQPVRGVTAEKHDSFLTYENGVALDRFSGAQLVQSEPDASSFPSGGIRATFEARGYTAWDPTSPVFLAFGTKKATLVIPSVYLSYTGEVLDMKTQVLRSTAVVEQLAFKLLKKFGNRTARSVRVTCGTEQEYFLVRKEYETQRPDLLLAGRSLQGASSPKDQQFEDHYFGSIDPKVLAFMEDLDDALAARGIGYKTRHNEVAPHQYELAPTFVEANLSVDHNMQVMAIMHEIADQHGFAVLLHEKPFAGINGSGKHLNWSMADSDGRNLFEPGESPKRNIQFLTFVAAMMIGVDRFGGLLRAAVADAGNDHRLGANEAPPAIMSVFIGGYLSDVLDAIAAGKDVKEMEAATMEIRAKHVPEIAIDTTDRNRTSPVAFTGNKFEFRAVGSSQNIAEPLTVLNLIMAYGLEKILGKIDTYAKKYPKVKDAALAAVREALNETARVRFNGDNYTAEWHAEAARLGLPAAKNTPEALYTYLQEEVLALYEHFGVLTRREITAKVEIRREFYERVKILELGVLSKIAKTYVMPALVAQITQFGSAAANLRNEKGKAVLEAKLDFLSDLLHQIEDGIHRLHHVMNTTHGFDDLVDAVNYLGEEGQSALETVRAVCDTVEQEVSVEFWSLPKYTQMLHIL
- a CDS encoding GNVR domain-containing protein translates to MTPTIGQRTSNATVKTFAIDDYLGILRYRKWLLIIPMITMTLVTAIGSQFMDNIYRAQTTILVSRGDVAEDIIPSTVTTAIEDRVKTVREQILSETLLLNVIETYELYPGMASGPVEDRVKRMRSSIKVDLQGKDLFRISFTGRDPITVQNVTNRLAQMFINETYGDRQKSARATTEFLAEQMKVVKEQLDAQEQVVAEFKREHVGMLPEQMEANQRTLDRLQNQLQSLGEQVAGAENRKVLLETQLAQLQGVLMAKGTGELVTKHEQLETLKAQLEQMRQNLTEEHPDIKAIKAKIAQLKSEIGTDKTLDGRQYRVTAVNRPLFDRLQQTSLEIRSLRGQRNSVLGQIGSLTNRVGRAPAVEQELSVLQRDLKKLREQYQDLQKKHMEAKQSEALESQQKGRQFKVVDEARYPERPYKPNRQMLVGGAFLVGLMLGLGAIFITEHMDHSFRDDDDLAQFTENTVLATIPRFTLEADQVRRSNIIKLSIGLAATFGLVLLFVVLLKLIFGVDLGSLITGG
- a CDS encoding DUF3108 domain-containing protein, with product MKNAVAAFAGLWLFGDARMAQAMQIDLRRVTDNEAADPKKLGAPDRSGFKQKEWEDPDIVKPFLNERFEYRISFLSIKTATGVITFKRTGRNQYTASMEGTISGLVGAVTDYRKVVMTSVMQIRQIDGKRRFVAVSFYRKTIKTDGERVSRHDFNYIRRRWFITRTSNGKMTSRKKRRIPRNVYYDDFVCLMYNFRAQVYGPVKPGLDVTIKTLPLSRRVTVNGKKVRKHTDWARIYVLPADKISGKDQSFMKDIGADFMVEVHVDKGVYGMKTGIAKFYGKLKTMEPMGVRSEDVLLFGDVSAARTK